One bacterium genomic window carries:
- a CDS encoding leucine--tRNA ligase, whose product MDTYNFKEVESKWKKIWEETELYKTDLDDLSKKLYCLVMFIYPSGDRLHIGHWYNYAPTDTWARFKKMQGFNVFEPIGYDAFGLPAENYAIKKGVHPALSTAENIDAIRKQLKDIGAMYDWSKEINTSEPEYYKWTQWLFLQLYKNGLAYKKKAPVNWCPSCKTVLANEQVVEGKCERCNSEVIQKDLEQWFFKITDYADKLLEGLNRIDWPEKTIAMQKNWIGRSEGAWIKFKLSEYEEGIEVFTTRPDTLWGVTYMVLAPEHKLVREITKPEYMNDVESYIKDTGKSSEIERTSTEKEKTGVFTGAFCINPVNGENVPVWIADYVLASYGTGAVMAVPAHDERDFEFAKKYRLPIKEVISPDGNDHDELDGAYTENGIMINSGPFSGVDSKSGKKQVIEYLDEKGWGGARINYKLRDWLISRQRYWGAPIPVILCDSCGTVPVPEKDIPIILPEEVQFKEGGESPLLTNKEWVKTKCPVCGREARREVDTMDTFVCSSWYYLRYPTPQLSDKPFDKEIVSKWLPVDQYVGGAEHAVMHLMYARFITKVLYDLKLINFDEPFSRLIHQGVITNNGAKMSKSRGNVINPDIYIQKFGSDVFRMYIMFMGSYTDGGDWSDEGIFGIHRFLNRVWRLIRMIKENPPKGNGTNNTEELERVLHNSIKHTTMDLERFHFNTCISRIMELVNYMYLYVQDIDSKDQEKEVLDSAVNNLIKLISPFAPHFGEEMWREIGNRDSIFLSEWPKWDENKIKEQNTTIVVQINGKLRTKFTMPVNSSDDVVRERALSDERVKNYTEGREIKKIIVVKNKLVSIAVA is encoded by the coding sequence ATGGATACCTACAATTTCAAAGAAGTTGAATCAAAATGGAAAAAGATATGGGAAGAAACAGAGCTGTATAAAACTGATTTAGATGATTTGAGTAAAAAATTATACTGCCTCGTAATGTTTATCTACCCCTCAGGAGACAGGCTTCACATAGGCCACTGGTATAATTATGCACCTACTGATACCTGGGCAAGATTTAAAAAGATGCAGGGCTTCAATGTTTTTGAACCTATAGGATATGATGCTTTCGGACTGCCTGCAGAAAATTATGCAATTAAAAAGGGCGTTCATCCTGCATTATCTACTGCTGAAAATATTGACGCTATACGCAAGCAGCTTAAAGATATAGGAGCAATGTATGATTGGTCCAAAGAGATAAATACAAGTGAGCCTGAATATTATAAATGGACCCAGTGGCTGTTTCTGCAGCTGTATAAAAACGGGTTGGCATACAAGAAAAAGGCTCCTGTCAACTGGTGCCCTTCATGTAAAACAGTACTTGCAAATGAACAGGTTGTAGAGGGAAAGTGCGAGAGATGCAATTCGGAAGTTATTCAAAAAGATCTTGAGCAATGGTTCTTTAAGATTACAGATTATGCTGATAAACTTTTAGAAGGGCTGAACAGAATAGATTGGCCGGAAAAAACAATTGCAATGCAGAAAAACTGGATTGGCAGAAGTGAAGGTGCGTGGATAAAGTTCAAACTTTCTGAATATGAGGAAGGAATCGAGGTCTTTACAACCAGGCCTGATACTCTGTGGGGTGTTACATACATGGTTCTTGCACCGGAACATAAACTTGTTCGGGAAATAACAAAACCGGAATATATGAACGATGTAGAATCTTATATTAAAGATACAGGAAAATCTTCAGAGATTGAAAGGACCTCCACAGAAAAGGAGAAAACAGGTGTTTTTACAGGGGCATTCTGTATTAATCCGGTGAATGGAGAAAACGTTCCTGTGTGGATTGCAGATTATGTCCTGGCAAGCTATGGTACTGGTGCTGTTATGGCTGTACCGGCTCACGATGAAAGGGATTTTGAATTCGCCAAAAAATACAGACTGCCGATAAAAGAAGTCATAAGCCCGGACGGTAATGACCATGATGAGCTTGATGGTGCTTATACTGAAAACGGAATAATGATAAATTCAGGCCCATTCTCAGGTGTTGATTCAAAGTCCGGCAAAAAACAAGTAATAGAGTATCTTGATGAAAAAGGATGGGGCGGGGCAAGAATTAACTACAAACTCAGAGATTGGCTTATCTCGCGACAGCGTTACTGGGGTGCGCCCATACCTGTGATTTTATGCGATTCCTGCGGCACGGTACCTGTACCGGAAAAGGATATTCCTATAATACTTCCGGAAGAAGTTCAATTTAAGGAAGGCGGAGAATCCCCTCTTTTAACTAACAAAGAGTGGGTTAAAACAAAGTGCCCTGTTTGCGGAAGGGAAGCGAGGCGTGAAGTTGATACAATGGATACATTTGTATGCTCTTCATGGTACTATCTAAGATATCCTACACCTCAGTTAAGCGATAAACCATTCGATAAAGAGATTGTTTCAAAGTGGCTTCCTGTTGATCAGTATGTCGGAGGAGCGGAACATGCTGTAATGCATCTTATGTACGCAAGGTTTATTACTAAAGTTCTTTATGATTTGAAATTAATAAATTTTGACGAACCTTTTTCGCGGCTTATTCATCAGGGTGTTATAACTAATAACGGTGCAAAGATGTCAAAATCACGTGGTAATGTGATTAATCCGGACATTTATATCCAAAAATTTGGATCTGACGTTTTTCGTATGTATATAATGTTTATGGGATCATATACAGATGGGGGCGACTGGTCGGATGAAGGGATATTTGGAATACACAGATTCCTGAATAGAGTGTGGCGTTTAATACGGATGATAAAAGAAAATCCTCCAAAGGGCAATGGAACAAATAATACGGAAGAACTTGAAAGGGTCCTTCACAATTCAATTAAACATACAACAATGGATCTGGAAAGATTCCATTTTAATACATGTATAAGCAGAATTATGGAACTTGTAAACTATATGTACCTTTATGTGCAGGATATAGATTCCAAAGATCAGGAAAAAGAAGTGCTTGATTCTGCCGTCAATAATCTGATAAAGTTAATTTCTCCTTTTGCCCCTCATTTTGGCGAAGAAATGTGGAGGGAAATAGGTAACAGGGATAGTATATTTTTGTCCGAGTGGCCAAAATGGGATGAGAATAAAATCAAGGAACAAAATACAACAATAGTAGTTCAGATAAATGGAAAATTAAGAACAAAATTTACAATGCCGGTCAATTCGTCTGATGATGTTGTTAGGGAAAGAGCCCTGTCTGACGAAAGAGTGAAAAACTATACAGAAGGAAGAGAGATTAAGAAAATAATTGTAGTGAAAAATAAACTGGTAAGCATTGCTGTTGCATGA
- a CDS encoding class I SAM-dependent methyltransferase, whose protein sequence is MFENFPKLRPLMPKEIKDIYSGLYKSNREGQTTASSLAQKMESWLHRQVASDVANLQYPEKTTLELGAGTLNQLQYEPVIYSYDIVEPFTDLYKCSPLVGRVRNIYSDISEVPDSCRYDRITSVATLEHICNLPEVIALSGLLLAENGVFRSSVPSEGTLLWTLGWKLTTGLEFKIKYRLDYGLIMKYEHVNTADEIEEILEYFFKNVKCKVFGLSKSISFYRYYECRNPRIDRCRMFSRTPSA, encoded by the coding sequence ATGTTTGAAAATTTTCCAAAATTGCGTCCCCTAATGCCAAAAGAAATCAAAGACATTTACTCAGGGCTTTACAAGTCAAATCGTGAAGGTCAGACAACCGCTTCGTCATTAGCACAGAAAATGGAGTCATGGTTACATAGGCAAGTCGCAAGTGATGTAGCCAACCTACAATATCCTGAAAAAACAACATTGGAGTTAGGTGCCGGCACACTTAATCAACTGCAATATGAGCCCGTAATTTACTCATATGACATAGTTGAGCCTTTCACTGATCTCTACAAATGTTCACCTCTTGTGGGAAGGGTTAGAAATATTTACTCGGATATTTCCGAAGTACCGGACAGTTGCCGCTATGACAGAATCACTTCAGTAGCCACACTTGAACATATCTGTAATTTGCCGGAAGTGATAGCGCTGAGTGGACTTTTGTTGGCAGAAAACGGCGTGTTTCGCTCAAGCGTTCCGAGCGAAGGAACATTGCTATGGACACTAGGTTGGAAGTTGACTACTGGGTTGGAGTTCAAAATAAAATATAGGCTTGATTATGGTTTGATAATGAAGTATGAGCATGTAAACACGGCAGATGAGATTGAGGAGATATTGGAGTATTTTTTCAAAAACGTTAAATGCAAGGTATTTGGGTTATCTAAGTCAATTTCTTTTTATCGGTACTATGAATGCCGTAATCCAAGAATTGATAGATGCCGTATGTTTTCAAGAACACCGAGTGCCTAA
- a CDS encoding rhomboid family intramembrane serine protease — protein sequence MYNYRRMDWGLSGGILTPGVKNLLVANGAVYLISLVFGPKFVYFFGLVPKLALSHFYIWQFATYMFLHGGLLHLIINMYALWLFGTEVERMWGTKVFYKYYFITGIGAGIIHSLILPNSLIPTIGASGAIMGILTAYAVLFPNRELTLLLFFILPIRIRAKTLALLFAAFSLLSGAMGSRDGIAHFAHLGGMLVGYVYMKRYSTITLLVDKVKEWKRKRNMHVYADKQEELEKLRRLVDKILDKANEVGMENLTKEEKRFLKHASKILNKERK from the coding sequence ATGTATAATTACAGAAGAATGGATTGGGGATTAAGCGGAGGCATTCTTACACCGGGTGTAAAGAATCTTCTTGTTGCAAACGGAGCAGTATATCTAATAAGCTTGGTTTTTGGCCCTAAGTTTGTTTATTTTTTCGGGCTGGTACCAAAGCTTGCACTTTCCCATTTTTATATTTGGCAATTTGCAACTTATATGTTTCTGCATGGCGGCCTGTTGCATTTGATCATAAATATGTATGCTTTATGGCTTTTTGGAACTGAAGTTGAGCGTATGTGGGGCACAAAAGTATTTTACAAATACTATTTTATTACAGGAATAGGAGCGGGCATAATACATTCTCTGATACTGCCTAATTCTCTCATTCCTACAATTGGCGCTTCAGGTGCAATAATGGGTATTCTAACAGCATACGCAGTACTTTTTCCCAACCGGGAACTGACATTGCTTCTGTTTTTCATTCTTCCCATAAGAATAAGAGCAAAAACTTTGGCTCTTTTGTTTGCAGCATTTTCTCTGTTAAGCGGAGCAATGGGATCAAGAGACGGTATTGCTCATTTCGCACATCTTGGAGGTATGCTTGTAGGTTATGTATATATGAAACGTTACAGTACAATAACTCTGCTCGTGGACAAAGTTAAAGAGTGGAAAAGAAAGAGGAATATGCATGTCTACGCTGACAAACAGGAAGAACTGGAGAAATTAAGAAGATTGGTAGATAAAATTCTTGACAAGGCAAATGAAGTGGGCATGGAAAATCTTACAAAAGAAGAAAAGCGCTTTCTAAAACATGCAAGCAAAATACTGAACAAAGAACGGAAATGA